In one window of Festucalex cinctus isolate MCC-2025b chromosome 14, RoL_Fcin_1.0, whole genome shotgun sequence DNA:
- the ninl gene encoding ninein-like protein isoform X2, whose protein sequence is MEEAEQSDYVAQLKAEFDSCDTASSGFLGPQEVTALCRKLQLDGQLPLMLDSLLGGGGAYARVEFEAFKNNFVDVLSRSLDLTSDDDSSYLQPVVADEVQPKFVRGEKRYGRRSRPDVTPSRPSPSTGNPGRSPPAGVSRPKVHRSASLDSVESLKWDEEASSRTWADFQPEASQHEEEETACNRLIGGQLCTQEHGESEQVTVAHFQNLLCGSAPVCCSTPHRTPAEQDDASPSLLTSTPGPEVLSRLDDGSGCASPEMLVALWTDEGIRDARDILQTLDLSSEERVSLHELTLALDNELLVSGNAIHQVALICYKNEIQHLRARSEQAGGERDKAKADLERVERRNLQLLREADERLAGMEALKRTRIRELEQDFRERLAAQRSLAEQESDAAAQQLEQERRQLRRQLGVLEVREAELREELGSATQEKARLEEELADVKRKLSEAENGARRLHTDLKQLMKHKFGSLDAVGDALDPEDKLERLLEDCEHRCRELRDQNDELSSELEILKSHKRIKRKSAGVAATAALSWSEAPSASESDTDDDDDMKRRSSSPRRATNHPDDATAAVSIQTEFALEKLKAKHKQEMQQLSIQMETQVNYYERSLERMRQSMEVERKDIAQAFKLEISELEDQKAEAERQAKMAKETLDKLHDQLQHGGWWSEQERRMQRERADSEQNFAREIGNLVQRLSAEKDQLEAELKLKMDQEVMMVREEAARQLSQMKLHHAQGQRRLLHHMHLQRWDRRRRLEQQKTRMEEEEGKKRKLDEEQRERSQLEEEVKKMEDRRLEEQKHSQEEKRRLEEQERIRQERSKLVEKRRIEEKEHLQREKTRVAEEIKKMEDRRLEEQTHFQEEKRRLEDEEERLQRERSKLEEEKRKVEEKEHLQWEKMRMAEEMKKMEERRLEEQKHFQEEKRRLEEEVCLLREQRETQSCRWREGKVPPDEKVSSPQATSRDEKQTRPQRFEDYHKVPREAMDPKERAAGPHSLQVELPREALKLECTEEEELVRLRLEKRGYMNLADHLCAQIVEMEEETRALRESSQVQHEFEQTMKKQLVEMENMVLLLQDLDGDQEAPARTHLEEAHSDNAALQERLCVLQQEVDKLDEEVADKRRKLEEMEQQRESSRQEVDSLHQEMVAYRQEVVSLSGRNAELSANNAELSARLREGRDAREDRGRQLQEEAELERKQRQRLEEELSSCERKLSQMEAELHTVTAKRRTMEAELRREAAHGEGEAGHRQLSHTQEVSDLHGKLRDCHQQVEEAESNNRKLMKDNEEKDERNWRLLEQVQQLQKMSTQVVHTRMARMQAEGQADAALALLHQEGAGLRERAEQLLAQLQEEQRRSRQLEEELQHRARHNSAHANLKEEQHEKALATALQKTQEVEVKLKACRAILREKVQQLQQQMEKNVKSSVMLKDLYVENSQLMKTLQRTEQRLKKQHEEKTLLEGKVDALNRLLGEVVPAALHT, encoded by the exons ATGGAGGAGGCGGAGCAAAGCGACTACGTGGCCCAGCTGAAGGCGGAGTTTGACAGCTGCGACACGGCGTCCTCGGGCTTCCTGGGCCCACAGGAAGTGACGGCGCTGTGCAGGAAGTTGCAACTGGACGGTCAGCTGCCGCTCATGCTCGACTCGCTgctgggaggaggaggagcgtaCGCCAGG GTGGAGTTTGAGGCCTTCAAAAACAACTTTGTGGACGTTTTGTCTCGCTCGCTGGACTTGACATCCGATGACGACAGCAGCTACCTGCAGCCAG ttGTTGCCGACGAAGTGCAGCCAAAGTTCGTGAGGGGCGAAAAGCGTTACGGCCGCCGCTCGCGTCCCGACGTAACACCGTCGCGACCGTCGCCATCCACCGGCAATCCTGGCCGCTCGCCGCCGGCAGGGGTTAGCCGGCCCAAAGTACACCGATCGGCCTCGCTGGACAGTGTGGAG AGCTTGAAGTGGGACGAGGAGGCATCGAGTCGCACCTGGGCGGACTTTCAGCCCGAAG CTTCCCAGCATGAAGAGGAGGAGACGGCGTGCAACCGCCTGATTGGAGGACAGCTGTGCACTCAG GAGCATGGTGAGTCGGAGCAGGTCACAGTTGCACACTTCCAGAACCTTCTGTGTGGCTCCGCCCCCGTCTGCTGCTCCACACCGCACAGG ACGCCGGCGGAGCAAGACGACGCCTCGCCGTCACTGCTGACGAGCACGCCAGGTCCCGAAGTCCTGAGCCGGCTGGACGACGGCTCGGGATGTGCCAGCCCCGAGATGCTCGTGGCCCTCTGGACCGACGAGGGCATCCGCGACGCTCGGGACATCCTGCAG ACGCTGGACTTGTCGTCGGAGGAGCGCGTGAGTCTGCACGAGCTGACGCTGGCCCTGGACAATGAACTCCTGGTCAGTGGCAACgcaatccaccaggtggcgctcATCTGCTACAAGAATGAAATTCAGCACCTGCG GGCTCGGTCGGAGCAGGCGGGCGGCGAGCGTGACAAAGCCAAGGCCGACCTGGAAAGGGTGGAGCGTCGCAACCTGCAGCTGCTGCGTGAGGCGGATGAGCGGCTCGCCGGCATGGAGGCGCTCAAGCGGACCAGGATCAG AGAGCTGGAGCAGGACTTCCGGGAGCGTCTGGCGGCGCAGCGCAGCCTAGCGGAGCAGGAGAGCGACGCCGCTGCACAGCAGCTGGAGCAGGAACGCCGACAACTGCGGCGGCAACTCGGCGTGCTGGAGGTGCGGGAGGCGGAGCTACGGGAGGAGCTCGGCAGCGCGACGCAG GAGAAGGCCCGCCTGGAGGAGGAGCTTGCGGACGTGAAGCGCAAGCTGAGCGAAGCGGAAAACGGCGCCCGACGTCTGCACACTGACTTGAAGCAGCTGATGAAGCACAAG TTTGGCAGCTTGGACGCCGTCGGCGACGCGCTCGACCCCGAAGACAAACTGGAACGACTTCTGGAAGACTGCGAGCACCGCTGCAGA GAGCTGCGGGACCAAAACGACGAGCTGAGCTCCGAGTTGGAGATTCTCAAGAGTCACAAGAGAATCAAGCGGAAGTCAGCCGGCGTTGCCGCCACCGCCGCGCTCAGCTGGTCTGAGGCGCCGTCTGCCAGCGAATCCGACACTG atgacgatgatgacatGAAGCGTCGCTCGTCTTCTCCTCGCCGCGCCACAAACCATCCGGATGACGCAA CGGCGGCCGTCAGCATCCAGACGGAATTTGCGCTGGAGAAGCTGAAGGCCAAACACAAGCAAGAGATGCAGCAGCTCAGCATCCAGATGGAGACGCAG GTCAACTACTACGAGCGCAGTCTGGAGCGGATGAGGCAGAGCATGGAAGTGGAACGCAAAGACATCGCGCAGGCCTTCAAG CTGGAAATCAGTGAGCTGGAGGATCAGAAGGCGGAGGCGGAGCGTCAGGCCAAGATGGCGAAGGAGACGCTGGACAAACTTCACGATCAGCTCCAACATGGCGGCTGGTGGTCCGAGCAGGAGCGCAG GATGCAGCGGGAGCGAGCCGACTCGGAGCAGAACTTCGCCCGGGAGATCGGAAACCTGGTGCAGAGACTGAGCGCTGAGAAGGACCAGCTGGAGGCGGAGCTTAAGCTCAAGATGGACCAGGAAGTCATGATGGTCAG GGAGGAGGCGGCGCGCCAGCTCTCGCAGATGAAGCTGCATCACGCCCAAGGTCAGCGCCGCCTGCTGCACCACATGCACCTCCAGCGCTGggacaggaggcggcggctggAGCAGCAAAAGACGAGgatggaagaggaggaggggaagAAGAGGAAACTCGATGAGGAGCAACGGGAAAGGAGCCagctggaggaggaggtgaAGAAGATGGAGGACAGGAGGCTGGAAGAGCAGAAGCATTCCCAGGAAGAGAAGAGGAGGCTGGAGGAGCAAGAACGTATCCGACAGGAAAGGAGCAAGCTGGTGGAGAAGAGAAGAATAGAAGAGAAGGAGCATCTCCAGAGGGAAAAGACGAGGGTGGCGGAGGAGATAAAGAAGATGGAGGACAGGAGGCTGGAGGAGCAGACGCATTTCCAGGAAGAGAAGAGGAGGCTGGAAGATGAGGAGGAACGTCTCCAACGGGAAAGGAGCAagctggaggaggagaagaggaaAGTGGAAGAGAAGGAGCATCTCCAGTGGGAAAAGATGAGGATGGCGGAGGAGATGAAGAAGATGGAGGAGAGGAGGCTGGAGGAGCAGAAGCATTTCCAGGAAGAAAAGAGGCGGCTGGAGGAGGAGGTGTGTCTCCTGAGGGAGCAGCGGGAGACTCAGTCCTGCAGGTGGCGCGAGGGCAAGGTCCCACCGGACGAGAAGGTCTCCTCGCCGCAAGCGACCTCGCGCGACGAGAAGCAGACCCGGCCGCAGAGGTTTGAGGACTACCACAAGGTCCCGCGGGAGGCGATGGACCCGAAGGAGCGGGCCGCAGGGCCGCACAGCCTCCAAGTGGAACTCCCGCGGGAGGCTCTGAAGCTGGAGTGCaccgaggaggaggagctggTCCGCTTGAGGCTGGAGAAGCGTGGCTACATGAACTTAGCCGACCATCTCTGCGCTCAGATTGTGGAGATGGAAGAGGAGACGCGAGCTCTGCGGGAGAGCAGCCAAGTCCAACACGAATTTGAGCAGACGATGAAGAAGCAACTTGTGGAAATGGAAAACATGGTTCTGCTGCTCCAGGACCTGGACGGGGACCAGGAGGCTCCTGCAAG GACCCATCTGGAGGAGGCGCACTCGGATAACGCCGCCCTGCAGGAGCGACTTTGCGTCCTGCAGCAGGAAGTCGACAAGTTGGATGAGGAGGTCGCCGACAAAAG GAGGAAGTTGGAGGAGATGGAGCAGCAGCGTGAGAgcagcagacaggaagtggacaGCCTACACCAGGAG ATGGTGGCGTATCGACAGGAAGTGGTCAGCCTGAGCGGCAGAAATGCCGAGCTGAGCGCCAACAACGCCGAGCTGAGCGCGCGCCTGCGAGAGGGGCGGGACGCACGCGAGGATCGG GGGCGGCAACTGCAAGAGGAGGCGGAGCTTGAGCGGAAGCAGAGGCAGCGGCTAGAGGAGGAGCTTAGTAGCTGCGAGCGCAAG CTGAGCCAGATGGAGGCGGAGCTTCACACGGTGACGGCCAAGAGGAGGACGATGGAGGCGGAGCTCCGGAGAGAAGCAGCGCACGGAGAAGGCGAG GCGGGACATCGGCAGCTCAGCCACACCCAGGAAGTGTCCGACCTGCATGGGAAGCTGCGAGATTGTCACCAGCAG gtggaggaAGCGGAGTCCAACAACAGGAAGTTGATGAAGGACAACGAGGAGAAAGACGAGCGCAACTGGCGGCTACTGGAGcag GTGCAGCAGCTGCAGAAGATGAGCACGCAAGTGGTGCACACGCGAATGGCCAGGATGCAGGCCGAGGGGCAG GCTGACGCTGCGCTTGCTTTGCTGCATCAAGAAGGGGCGGGGCTCAGGGAGAGGGCAGAGCAGCTGCTGGCTCAGCTGCAGGAGGAGCAGAGGCGGAGTCGGCAACTGGAGGAGGAGCTTCAGCATCGTGCTCGCCACAACtccgcccacgccaacctcaaGGAG GAGCAGCACGAGAAGGCGCTGGCGACGGCGCTGCAGAAGACGCAGGAAGTGGAAGTCAAGCTGAAGGCGTGTCGCGCCATCCTGCGCGAAAAAGTTCAGCAGCTCCAACAGCAG
- the ninl gene encoding ninein-like protein isoform X6 → MEEAEQSDYVAQLKAEFDSCDTASSGFLGPQEVTALCRKLQLDGQLPLMLDSLLGGGGAYARVEFEAFKNNFVDVLSRSLDLTSDDDSSYLQPVVADEVQPKFVRGEKRYGRRSRPDVTPSRPSPSTGNPGRSPPAGVSRPKVHRSASLDSVESLKWDEEASSRTWADFQPEASQHEEEETACNRLIGGQLCTQEHGESEQVTVAHFQNLLCGSAPVCCSTPHRTPAEQDDASPSLLTSTPGPEVLSRLDDGSGCASPEMLVALWTDEGIRDARDILQTLDLSSEERVSLHELTLALDNELLVSGNAIHQVALICYKNEIQHLRARSEQAGGERDKAKADLERVERRNLQLLREADERLAGMEALKRTRIRELEQDFRERLAAQRSLAEQESDAAAQQLEQERRQLRRQLGVLEVREAELREELGSATQEKARLEEELADVKRKLSEAENGARRLHTDLKQLMKHKFGSLDAVGDALDPEDKLERLLEDCEHRCRELRDQNDELSSELEILKSHKRIKRKSAGVAATAALSWSEAPSASESDTDDDDDMKRRSSSPRRATNHPDDATAAVSIQTEFALEKLKAKHKQEMQQLSIQMETQVNYYERSLERMRQSMEVERKDIAQAFKLEISELEDQKAEAERQAKMAKETLDKLHDQLQHGGWWSEQERRMQRERADSEQNFAREIGNLVQRLSAEKDQLEAELKLKMDQEVMMVRTHLEEAHSDNAALQERLCVLQQEVDKLDEEVADKRRKLEEMEQQRESSRQEVDSLHQEMVAYRQEVVSLSGRNAELSANNAELSARLREGRDAREDRGRQLQEEAELERKQRQRLEEELSSCERKLSQMEAELHTVTAKRRTMEAELRREAAHGEGEAGHRQLSHTQEVSDLHGKLRDCHQQVEEAESNNRKLMKDNEEKDERNWRLLEQVQQLQKMSTQVVHTRMARMQAEGQADAALALLHQEGAGLRERAEQLLAQLQEEQRRSRQLEEELQHRARHNSAHANLKEEQHEKALATALQKTQEVEVKLKACRAILREKVQQLQQQMEKNVKSSVMLKDLYVENSQLMKTLQRTEQRLKKQHEEKTLLEGKVDALNRLLGEVVPAALHT, encoded by the exons ATGGAGGAGGCGGAGCAAAGCGACTACGTGGCCCAGCTGAAGGCGGAGTTTGACAGCTGCGACACGGCGTCCTCGGGCTTCCTGGGCCCACAGGAAGTGACGGCGCTGTGCAGGAAGTTGCAACTGGACGGTCAGCTGCCGCTCATGCTCGACTCGCTgctgggaggaggaggagcgtaCGCCAGG GTGGAGTTTGAGGCCTTCAAAAACAACTTTGTGGACGTTTTGTCTCGCTCGCTGGACTTGACATCCGATGACGACAGCAGCTACCTGCAGCCAG ttGTTGCCGACGAAGTGCAGCCAAAGTTCGTGAGGGGCGAAAAGCGTTACGGCCGCCGCTCGCGTCCCGACGTAACACCGTCGCGACCGTCGCCATCCACCGGCAATCCTGGCCGCTCGCCGCCGGCAGGGGTTAGCCGGCCCAAAGTACACCGATCGGCCTCGCTGGACAGTGTGGAG AGCTTGAAGTGGGACGAGGAGGCATCGAGTCGCACCTGGGCGGACTTTCAGCCCGAAG CTTCCCAGCATGAAGAGGAGGAGACGGCGTGCAACCGCCTGATTGGAGGACAGCTGTGCACTCAG GAGCATGGTGAGTCGGAGCAGGTCACAGTTGCACACTTCCAGAACCTTCTGTGTGGCTCCGCCCCCGTCTGCTGCTCCACACCGCACAGG ACGCCGGCGGAGCAAGACGACGCCTCGCCGTCACTGCTGACGAGCACGCCAGGTCCCGAAGTCCTGAGCCGGCTGGACGACGGCTCGGGATGTGCCAGCCCCGAGATGCTCGTGGCCCTCTGGACCGACGAGGGCATCCGCGACGCTCGGGACATCCTGCAG ACGCTGGACTTGTCGTCGGAGGAGCGCGTGAGTCTGCACGAGCTGACGCTGGCCCTGGACAATGAACTCCTGGTCAGTGGCAACgcaatccaccaggtggcgctcATCTGCTACAAGAATGAAATTCAGCACCTGCG GGCTCGGTCGGAGCAGGCGGGCGGCGAGCGTGACAAAGCCAAGGCCGACCTGGAAAGGGTGGAGCGTCGCAACCTGCAGCTGCTGCGTGAGGCGGATGAGCGGCTCGCCGGCATGGAGGCGCTCAAGCGGACCAGGATCAG AGAGCTGGAGCAGGACTTCCGGGAGCGTCTGGCGGCGCAGCGCAGCCTAGCGGAGCAGGAGAGCGACGCCGCTGCACAGCAGCTGGAGCAGGAACGCCGACAACTGCGGCGGCAACTCGGCGTGCTGGAGGTGCGGGAGGCGGAGCTACGGGAGGAGCTCGGCAGCGCGACGCAG GAGAAGGCCCGCCTGGAGGAGGAGCTTGCGGACGTGAAGCGCAAGCTGAGCGAAGCGGAAAACGGCGCCCGACGTCTGCACACTGACTTGAAGCAGCTGATGAAGCACAAG TTTGGCAGCTTGGACGCCGTCGGCGACGCGCTCGACCCCGAAGACAAACTGGAACGACTTCTGGAAGACTGCGAGCACCGCTGCAGA GAGCTGCGGGACCAAAACGACGAGCTGAGCTCCGAGTTGGAGATTCTCAAGAGTCACAAGAGAATCAAGCGGAAGTCAGCCGGCGTTGCCGCCACCGCCGCGCTCAGCTGGTCTGAGGCGCCGTCTGCCAGCGAATCCGACACTG atgacgatgatgacatGAAGCGTCGCTCGTCTTCTCCTCGCCGCGCCACAAACCATCCGGATGACGCAA CGGCGGCCGTCAGCATCCAGACGGAATTTGCGCTGGAGAAGCTGAAGGCCAAACACAAGCAAGAGATGCAGCAGCTCAGCATCCAGATGGAGACGCAG GTCAACTACTACGAGCGCAGTCTGGAGCGGATGAGGCAGAGCATGGAAGTGGAACGCAAAGACATCGCGCAGGCCTTCAAG CTGGAAATCAGTGAGCTGGAGGATCAGAAGGCGGAGGCGGAGCGTCAGGCCAAGATGGCGAAGGAGACGCTGGACAAACTTCACGATCAGCTCCAACATGGCGGCTGGTGGTCCGAGCAGGAGCGCAG GATGCAGCGGGAGCGAGCCGACTCGGAGCAGAACTTCGCCCGGGAGATCGGAAACCTGGTGCAGAGACTGAGCGCTGAGAAGGACCAGCTGGAGGCGGAGCTTAAGCTCAAGATGGACCAGGAAGTCATGATGGTCAG GACCCATCTGGAGGAGGCGCACTCGGATAACGCCGCCCTGCAGGAGCGACTTTGCGTCCTGCAGCAGGAAGTCGACAAGTTGGATGAGGAGGTCGCCGACAAAAG GAGGAAGTTGGAGGAGATGGAGCAGCAGCGTGAGAgcagcagacaggaagtggacaGCCTACACCAGGAG ATGGTGGCGTATCGACAGGAAGTGGTCAGCCTGAGCGGCAGAAATGCCGAGCTGAGCGCCAACAACGCCGAGCTGAGCGCGCGCCTGCGAGAGGGGCGGGACGCACGCGAGGATCGG GGGCGGCAACTGCAAGAGGAGGCGGAGCTTGAGCGGAAGCAGAGGCAGCGGCTAGAGGAGGAGCTTAGTAGCTGCGAGCGCAAG CTGAGCCAGATGGAGGCGGAGCTTCACACGGTGACGGCCAAGAGGAGGACGATGGAGGCGGAGCTCCGGAGAGAAGCAGCGCACGGAGAAGGCGAG GCGGGACATCGGCAGCTCAGCCACACCCAGGAAGTGTCCGACCTGCATGGGAAGCTGCGAGATTGTCACCAGCAG gtggaggaAGCGGAGTCCAACAACAGGAAGTTGATGAAGGACAACGAGGAGAAAGACGAGCGCAACTGGCGGCTACTGGAGcag GTGCAGCAGCTGCAGAAGATGAGCACGCAAGTGGTGCACACGCGAATGGCCAGGATGCAGGCCGAGGGGCAG GCTGACGCTGCGCTTGCTTTGCTGCATCAAGAAGGGGCGGGGCTCAGGGAGAGGGCAGAGCAGCTGCTGGCTCAGCTGCAGGAGGAGCAGAGGCGGAGTCGGCAACTGGAGGAGGAGCTTCAGCATCGTGCTCGCCACAACtccgcccacgccaacctcaaGGAG GAGCAGCACGAGAAGGCGCTGGCGACGGCGCTGCAGAAGACGCAGGAAGTGGAAGTCAAGCTGAAGGCGTGTCGCGCCATCCTGCGCGAAAAAGTTCAGCAGCTCCAACAGCAG